The genomic DNA GCGCCGCCGCGGCGAGACGAAGAAACTGCGCGGGAGGGTTGTCACTTAGGGCGCACGGAGAACCCTCACGCGAGGGTTTCCCGATGCCGGGATTCCTGCTTTGCTTGAGCGACTGATCCCATGGACGTCCTCTCTCTCGAGCTTCCCGGCATTCCGAAGTTGCGCAGCGGCAAGGTGCGCGAGGTTTTCGACCTCGGCGACTCGCTGCTGCTCGTCGCGACCGATCGTATCTCGGCCTTCGATTGCATCCTGCCCAACGCCATTCCGCGGAAGGGCGAGGTGCTCACGCGCACGGCAAATTTCTGGTTCGAGAAACTCGACTTCATTCCGAATCACCTCGTCGAACATCCCTTCGGCTGGCTGCCGGAGAAATTGAAGCCATTCGCCGAGCCGCTCGCGGGGCGGTCCATGATCGTGCAGAAGGCGATTCCGCTGCCCGTCGAGTGCGTCGTTCGTGGCTATCTTGCCGGCTCCGGCTGGAAGGATTACGAAGCGAGCGGCGGCATCTGCGGGCACGAGCTTCCGCCCGGCCTGCGCCAGGCCGAGCGCCTGCCGGAGCCGATTTTCACGCCTTCGACGAAGGCCCAGACCGGGCACGACGAGAATATCTCGTGGAAGGATTGTCGCCGCATTCTCGGTGACGAGGTTGCCCAGCGCGTGAAGGAATGGAGCCTCGAACTCTACGAACACGGCCGCGCCTTCGCCGCCCAGCGAGGAATCATCATCGCCGACACGAAGTTCGAGTTCGGCATGATCGGCGACGACCTCGTGCTCATCGACGAGTGCCTCACGCCCGACTCCTCGCGCTTCTGGCCGGCGGATCAATACGAGATCGGGATGAGCCCGCCGAGCTTCGACAAGCAGTTCGTCCGCGACTACCTCGACTCGCTCACCTGGAATAAGAAACCGCCGGCGCCCGAGCTGCCGGCCGACGTCGTGGCGAAGACCTCAGAGAAATACATCGAGGCCTACACGCAGCTCACCGGGCTGAAATTCAGGTAGGCATCGGGTATCAGGTATTGGTTGGAAGGCAGCCATCGGAAAACCAATGCCCAATACCGAGAGCCCAATGACCACGGCGATCGACAGCTTCCTGCTCTTTCTCGCGACCGAGCGCGGCCTCTCGGACAACTACCAGCTCTCCACCCGCCAGTCGCTCGAGGCCTTTGCCGCGTGGGCCCGCGCCCAGTCGCTCGACCTGGCCGCCATCGAGGCCGGAAATCTCAGCGACTACCTCGCGCACCGGAAACGCGCCGGTCTCGCCGCCGCGTCGATCAAGGCCGAGGCCGTCGCCCTGCGCATTTTCTTCCGGTTCCTCGTCGCGCGGAATCACCTCCGGCGCGACCCTGCGGAGTTCATCTCGATCCCGCGCATCGAGCGCTACCTGCCCGACACGCTCAACGTCCCCGACGTCGAACGGCTGCTGGCGGCCGTCGGCGAGACCGATCCGCTGGCGCTGCGCAACCGCGCCATCTTCGAGCTGCTCTACGCGTCGGGCCTGCGTATTTCCGAGCTCTGCAACGTGCGTCTCGAGAGCCTCGACCTCGAGGAGGGCTGGATCCGCGTGACCGGCAAGGGCAACAAGACGCGCATCGTGCCCGTCGGCAGCAAGGCCCGCGACGCCATCGCGCGTTACCTTTCCACCGAGCGCCCCAGACTCGTCGGCCCGAAGACCGGCGCCGAAATCTTTCTCTCGAACAACGGGAAGAAGCTCACCCGCGCCCGGGTCTGGCAGCTCATCAAGCAATACGCCGAACTCGCCGGGCTCTCGGGCAACATCTACCCGCACCTGCTCCGGCACAGCTTCGCGACGCATCTGCTTTCCAATGGCGCCGATCTGCGCGTCATCCAGGAGCTGCTCGGCCACGCCGACATTTCCACGACGGAAATCTACACGCACGTGGACCAGCGCCGATTGAAGGCGGTCCACAAGAAATTCCACCCGCGCGCCTGAGGATTTTTTGACAGAATTAACGGAATTTAAGGAATTATTCTTCTGATCAAAGAAACTGCGGCGACTCTCGAAGAGCGATTCTCTTTCCTTAAAATTCCCTGAATTCCGTTAATTCTGTCCAAGGAGTCCTTCCAGCATCGCCCTCCGTCGGGCGTGCTCCTCGTCGCTGATCACGGAAACCAGCGCGCTGCCGTCGAAGGCCGGCAGGTCCACCCATGAGCGGCAGCCGCCGTAT from Chthoniobacterales bacterium includes the following:
- the xerD gene encoding site-specific tyrosine recombinase XerD; protein product: MPNTESPMTTAIDSFLLFLATERGLSDNYQLSTRQSLEAFAAWARAQSLDLAAIEAGNLSDYLAHRKRAGLAAASIKAEAVALRIFFRFLVARNHLRRDPAEFISIPRIERYLPDTLNVPDVERLLAAVGETDPLALRNRAIFELLYASGLRISELCNVRLESLDLEEGWIRVTGKGNKTRIVPVGSKARDAIARYLSTERPRLVGPKTGAEIFLSNNGKKLTRARVWQLIKQYAELAGLSGNIYPHLLRHSFATHLLSNGADLRVIQELLGHADISTTEIYTHVDQRRLKAVHKKFHPRA
- a CDS encoding phosphoribosylaminoimidazolesuccinocarboxamide synthase, whose amino-acid sequence is MDVLSLELPGIPKLRSGKVREVFDLGDSLLLVATDRISAFDCILPNAIPRKGEVLTRTANFWFEKLDFIPNHLVEHPFGWLPEKLKPFAEPLAGRSMIVQKAIPLPVECVVRGYLAGSGWKDYEASGGICGHELPPGLRQAERLPEPIFTPSTKAQTGHDENISWKDCRRILGDEVAQRVKEWSLELYEHGRAFAAQRGIIIADTKFEFGMIGDDLVLIDECLTPDSSRFWPADQYEIGMSPPSFDKQFVRDYLDSLTWNKKPPAPELPADVVAKTSEKYIEAYTQLTGLKFR